Part of the Panicum virgatum strain AP13 chromosome 4N, P.virgatum_v5, whole genome shotgun sequence genome is shown below.
TCAGATAGCTTTTCACAGAGTCAAAATGAGCCTGCATGAAAACATATTTCACACCATTTTGATAGCATTGGTACTCAAAAAGTCCATATAGGGGCTATAAATTATAGTACACAAGAACTACACAACAATCATGCTCAGAGTTGATAGATTTGATAGCTTCATAATTATCAGGGGAACTACACAAGAACTTTAAAGAAGGAAGCAAGACAGTAGCTGACAGAGGATCAAAAGAAAATTGACAATTTTGTTAGCATTGCACTGAACACACCACACAAGAACTGTTTAGCAATCATGTCGGGAACTGACAAATTATGGGTAATATTTGCTTGTAAGGTCAAGTGTACAACAGCATGCCAGTATAAGTAGCGTCAACACATCACTTACTTTTCTTTAGACCCACTGGCTTAGCAAGTAAAAGTGCATGCACAAAAGCACCAATATTTTCACGTAAACTCTCCTCAGAGAAGTTCACCTGCAAATGACATGAACATAATAAGATGAGCCAGTAAACAAAAAAGTTTACAAATGCTCAGCAACCCAATATCTTGGTAGTGTCGCTAGGGCTGTTGGGATTAGTGCTGAGCTTCCATACCTTTCCAAGGCCAACATGCACTATAGCAGTTTTATCTATTTTGAAATCAACACGGCCTGATTTTGCCGCTTTGACAGCACCTGAAACATCATTTGTCACAGACCCTAGCTACAAAGCACCATGTGTCACCAACAGCGGAAGTTGAGGATGATTCTTCAATAAAACTGGTGAACATTCTTACCTTAGGATTAGGCATCAAGCCACGTGGACCCAATATCCTAGCAACCTGAAAAGGGAAGGCAACCAGGATGTTAATATACATCAATCAGAGATAAACTAACGTTAATAAGTTCACAGTGCTATGGTGTTACCTTTGAAAGACGGGGCATGAACATCGGGGTTGCTATGCACTTATCAAAGCTTAGTTTGCCTCCTCCTATACACATAATCATAGGCGGAAATAAAAATCCAAATATTATCAAATATATTGATGATGGAAACAAAAGGGTTCACTGATTAAAAGATAACTATAGGATACCAAGACAATAAGACACTGAACGAGGTAAAGACAAATGAATGAATGGTAACTGTGATTTTCACAAAAGAATGAATGCTTAGTTGATAATTCAAAAAATGTTGAGTGATAACTGAAGAAAAAAAGTAGTCTTTCAAGTTCATGGACATCCTCAAAGACATGACACACAGTACACAAGAAAGCATGCATGTAGATGGAAAGTGAACGATATGGTACAGCAACAGAGCGAATCAATGTACCTTTGCGGATCTCTTCAATCAACTCATCACCACCTACAACATCTGCTCCAGCAGCTCTAGCTTCGTCCGCTGCAGGACCTTCAGCAAATACCGCTACCCTAACAGTcttaaaaaataaacaaaaaaactcAGTACAAAATACACATGATAGACTAAGAAGTATTCAGAAAGTATACCATCATACCTTGCCGGTGCCATGAGGTAATGTTAAGGCACCACGAACCATCTGTAACCCAGGTAGAAGTATGATCAGTATGTCAGATGATAAGTTTCCAAAAACCAATCAATCACAACCAGACCATTTGGTTCAGTGCATCATCTTGGCTACTGAATTGATGGGGCACTAGTTAAGCATAATTGCTTAGGATTTCATAAAGCTTCTGGACCTCCTACCATAGGATTTGTGAcaaaaattattgtgcatttgaCTATATGGCCAACACAAAAATACCAAATTGTTCACAAAATCATGTTAGCAATACTGTTGTTCACTTATGTGGTTTCTGCCCTCCTTTTAAGGACTCTTGATCAGCAGAAAGAGGTATTCTCCATTTTTGTAATTGCAACTCAAATTATCTGAATCAATAGTTCTCTTTGCATTCCTAATATTTGTTGTCATAACTGATCGATTATGCTGAACTAACATAGTAACAGAACAAGTAATCAAGATGATGTGAGCAGATGAGCATGAATGAATATCACTGACACCACAATAGCTGCAGTTCAAGCAAATCTTAAACAAttatttaagaaaaaaaaactgcccCATAGGTCACCATAATTGTTTGGGTGTCCCTTCCAATGCATTAGCATTTTAGGTTACATTAATCATGCCATCTATTTTCATTCAGTAACGAAGTGGGGGCACTATAGAGCATTGCTAAACCCCTATACATGCCAAGCCCCTTGGCTCATGGAGCCATCACCTTTTCTATCATTCAAATAGCTTGTATTTGGACCTAACAAGAAAATTCATGGACAAGGCATGCAAAACTAAAACACAAAGATTTCACACTCTAAGTAGTTCAAGGCCAAGAACATCATCAAGGATTTCCAGACATAGTTCTTATGTGAGGCTTTTATGCAGTCAAATTTTATTGAACTATAAAATATTTACAATGACAGGGCATACAAAACATCACTGGGTATATCCTTGTACATTTTATAATGCTGTAGTTTCATTAATACTTAATAATAAAAGGTTCTAAAAAGTAACAGCCAAAGTGAGATCTTGGAGGGAGCAAAACAAAATCAATAATATCAAGTAAAAAAAGAACAGAGAGTAGAATGCATACCTGGTCACCGCGACGTGGATCAACACCTAACGTCACATGAGCTTCAACCGTTTCAACAAAATTCCGCTTCTTCTCATTTGTACTGGCCTGGAaagcagaagaagaacaaattatgatttGATAACTTCAAAGGAAGGAAACTTGAAAGATGGTACATTGCATTCAAGTCGAGCATCATAAGCATGAACATAATAGAAAACAAAAATGAGTCAAGCTATATTGTACAATTTCCAGGGTTAATAATTTAGCAGAACCCATGTGTTGTACCCACACTTCTCTCACCATCCACGACTTAAATTTGAAGGTATTCAAGGTTGGGGAAGTTATAATATTTGAGGCTAAGAGGTAAGTAAGTTTTGAATTTTGGCTCATGTTTTGAGTAAACAAAAGGTCATTGTCATCACAAGCACTACAGCATTGTCTTCTGGAACTTGGAGGTTATACATCTGCGTAATACTGGAGTCATGAGACATTGCAATCCAACTGCTTGTGGTTGTTCTGTAGCattatcttttttttaacaTAAGTTCTGTAGCATTATCATAGGACTCTACACATTACAGTTGAGGTTTCACAATTTTACTGTAATGGCAAACCACTACACCATTTCTACTTGACTGCGAATCAAACAAAATGTGTGCACATAAAAGCTAGCATGTGCATGCATAGCGATGATTTCTTCCATTATAGAACTCGCCCAATCAATCATTATCCAGTTCCAGCTCAAAACTCGCTAATATGAAAAAACCTTACAGGATATATACTCGTCTCATTGCGAACACTGCGGAGACTATGTGGATTATGGATTCAAAAAATCAGGAGCATAACAGACCTTGAGTAAGCGGATGGCGTCAACGAGATCAATGGCGACCTTCTGCGGCCGCTTGACGACGGGTATGATCGTCGGGTACGGCACCTGTTCCTCCTCGACCGGCACCCCGAAGATGCTCCTCGTGGGCCGCGCCGCGTCCATCCGGATccgctccccctccccccgcaGCCCCTCCTCCGGCGCCCCCTCCGCCTGCCCGCCGGCCGGGAGGTCCTCCGGCAGCGGCGCGACCTTGGAAGGGTACGAGACGGGCGAGATCACCGGCGCCGCGTCCTTCACGAACCGCATGTCCTGCCGCGTCCACTCCCGCGGCGGCATCTGCtgctgcggccgccgcggcagcggGGACTGGGGGCCCCGGGCAGCttccggggccggcggcggggcggcgggctcCTCCGGCGGGGCCTCCTGCCGCGGCTTCGGGACGTAGGAGACGGGCTtgatggacggcggcggcggccgccgcggggctGAGCCGGAGTCGGCATCGGAGGAGAAGTGGAAGAGAGGGAGCAGGCGGTGGGGCTGTGGGTGGCGCCGCGAGTGGGAGAGGAGGAGCCGGAGGTGAGCCATCGCAGGAGGCGAGTGGTtgcgacggccggcggcgagtggcGAGGCCTTGGGGTTTCCGGGTTTTAGTCGGGGGAGGAGAAGGAAGGAAACGGGGACAGAGGCAGATGGGCTGGCGAGGGGGTCCTATCTAAACATCTATTTTTAAAATCTACTTTGGTCTATTTATCTACTGTAAATATATTCAATATTTTAATAAAATTAACTTAATATTTCGTTAAACATATTCAAcatttaatttttaaaatattaaaactGTAAAGacaaaatgttgaaatattttaatAAAATTAACTTAATATTTCGTTAAACATATTCaatatttaatttttaaaatattgaaACTGTAAAgacaaaatgttgaaattgaaacACGAAATATTGTAAATGCTAAAACAAAAATGTTGGAGGTTTCTTTTCTGGTGAGCTTCTTCGACGGCGGAGTGCGCGGGCGCAGCGTGCGACACAGCAGCGGCTGCAGCAGCGCGCAGTGCCGCCAGCAGCATCCCAGCGGGCAGCACAGTAGCGGTGGCAGCCGCGCAACACAGCAGCACAGCAGCGCCAGCAGTGCAGCAGCGAGGCGGCGGGCAGCACAGCAGCGCCAGCACATAGCAGTAGCATAGAAACGCGCTGCTGCACACGACGggcaggcgcgcggcggcagaCGACGGGCGAGCGCGGCGCTCGCAAcccgcggcgaggcggcggcacaTCCTGAGAAAGGGAGCAGCAGGAAGGAGAAAGCTAGGGTTGAGGAAATCTAACGGTTGAGGTGAtctgcacgaatctcaaacattgGAATGTGGGGAAGAAAAAATCTTTCGGAAGACATATAGGATTTGCAGATGGGCTGGGCCTCCTCGGTTTCATTGTGTCCTGATTGGTCGGCCCATTCTCTTAGCTGCTCTGTACCTTTCGAGGCCCTTTTTAGTGTGGACAAAAACACGCATGGTCCGGCCCAAAACTATCCGCATCCCACGTCGGCCCAAAAAATCGCACTGCAGTAGCGAAATATTCCATATACAGAGCAAAAAGTTGTTCCCAATGAAAAAACTAACAAATGAGTCGGGTTGGCCCCGTAACACGCGACCCACGCGACGTCGGGTTGGCCTACGGATTTGTTACCCATGGTCTTTATTACTGTCCATCCAACCTTTTTATAGCAGCATCGAAAGGAAGTCCACGCCATGCCTTCTATCTTCTAACGGCCCTCTCCTTCCCTTGCATGcttttctaatattttttaatccaaaaaatattttatctctcCTATATTATCTCCGTTTCAAAAATCGATGACACCATTGTGTCTGATGTGATATGGACAAAACTAGACCACACTTGCTCTCTTTATGTACTTCTTTATGCGTATATCGGCATATTGTGCTGAGTACTTATGTGAATAGCAAATTTTTCTTTTGTATCAACTTATATGTATGAGTGTATGATAGATTTTATTTATAGTATCTTATATCTTATATGTATAGCAACTCATGTGTATTTGTTTTACATATATGAtaacttttatttttataacAAACTGTAAAAAAACTTATGTGCATGATAACTTATTCCTTTTTACTACTTATGTgtgatatttgttttttttggaaacttaTGTATATGATAGATTTTGTTTGTGAAAACTTATGTTCACCAGAGTAATTTTTGTGGGAACTTTATTTTTATGataatatattaaaaaaattaacaaaAATATATAACAAATAGCAACTTGCTACCATGCAGAATATCTTCAAAAAAATATGCAAGTGCGATATAGTTTTGTTCGTCTTATTGAGTAGAACACAACAGTACAATCAATATTCAAAATGGAGACAATACAAaggagataaaatattttttagatgAAGGTTTATACTAAAAAGACTTGCACGTACCAGCTGTACGTGAGGTAGGAAGCAAAATGGAAAAGAGATGGGGGTCGCGCACTTTGCATCCGCGTGACTAGTCGCGCTATATCCTAGTCCTTCGCGTATACTACCTCTATCctagaatataataattttttgattTGATCAAAATCAATTATTTCAACTTTGACTAATAATATCTTCAAAATTAATtacttttaaatataaaatattacaTACTATGATACTTGGTTTCATTACGAATTTGATACTTGGTTTCATTATGAATTAACTGGCATCACTTTTATGTTGTTAATTTTATAGTTTTGTTTACacaatcaaaatttaaaaagtttctttaaaaaaattgaaaatagtTATATTCTGAAACGGATATAGTACTTTGATAATTGAAAAGTCGTTGGAAGTACGTCAACTCTCTGagcgttttttttctttgttcccTCGCCCTCCACATGCGGATGTGCTGCCTTGTTGGCCGGAGGCGACTGACCCGGATTGGTTGGCGATGACTTTTTCACAAAAGAGCATATTTCACTAAAGAAGAATTAAGAATTTTTTCCAACACCATGCGAGCTCAACCTAAAGACATAAAAGGAACATTACAGGGAAAGCAAATGGAGAAACGGCCTCCTACTGAAAACGTGGGCCATCTTCTCGGCCCAATGACACGCTGCTTTGCGATCGCGCACTGAAGAAGAGGCTGGGCTGAATCGTGAGTTGATTGGGCCcaagatctttttttttccggTGCTGCTGACGTTAGCCATTTTTCTAGTAGCCACTAGCCAGTCGGCAGCTCGCTCGCTCATGCTAAATTGCTAGGCAAGGAGCAGCTAGCAAGCAGGTCGTGCGGTTTGTTCGCGTGtcgctgccgcggccgcgctcgcTATCATGGCACGAGACCTTTCCGAGCGGCGCACGGCCACGAACTACGAACGGCTCGTGACGAGGAcgactttttctttttttgttcagGCAATAAACTTGTCGCCCCGTCGCTTTACGAGCTGTCGATGTTTGTTGTGTAGAACTTCTAGTACGGGAGAAGGCGGCCGCTAGAAAAAAAGGCTTAAACCTGACACGTGCACTGGTAGTGATGCATGTATGTAAAGAGAACAAACAGTTATGGGTTCAAAGTAGTGGAACGCAGGAAACGACGTCGCAGAtacggccgggggggggggggggggggggcggggggggggggtggttcTTAGCTTCAGTGACATTGGGTAGCAATGTCACAATGTAACATTTGTTAGAGCTCAGCCCTCCAAATCCAATCCAATGACTCTTGGCATTGGGCCCGCATGCAGGCAAAAAAATACCCCAAAGCGGCTAACAGACGGGAGACGGGAGTCGGGGACGGAACGGACAGCACGCCCCAATCCCGCACCGGCTGGGAAGACGCGGCGCCtggccgccgggccgccgggccgccgctgcGGGAGACCGCCGGGCttccctcgcgccgccgctgtgAAGCCGCTAGGAGTGGGGACGCCGCCCCTGCCGTGGTAGTCCTGCCTTGTGCGATGCCGGGGACGCAAGGAAGACCTCACGTACTCGAGTAGGAAGAGCGAGAAGGAGGCCACGATGACGACCGCGGCTACCTTCTATCTCTAGATCATGAGGGGCGCGAGGGACACCATGCCGCTGAAGGCGAGGAAGCCCTGCCCGAGGCCAAAGCTGCTGCCTTTGCCACGGCGAGCGGGCCGGGGCGGCTGATCCGACGGCAAGACGTCGACAGCgtccggcgagggaggcggagaGGTACGTAGGCGGCGGGGATGGCGCCGGAGAGGGGGAAACGGAAGGGGATGGCGATGGCGAAGCGGCAGCGCCGCGCTTCCCGCGCTTGGAGGATAGGGAAGGCTGCTTCTTGAGGCGGCCATGGTTCTTGACGATAAGGTCGGCGAGGGAGGTGGGGAAGCCGGTTTGGACGGGGAGgggcggagcgcggcgaggaggtgctCGAGGCGGTCGGACGGGCGTTCCTTCGGCGGGCTGGGCATAGGCAGCCGTGCCCCTCGCCGGCGAGCATAGGAGGACGCCGGCCGGGGCTGTGCAGATTCCGGGCGCCGTCCGCTCGGTCCACTCCGTCTGTTGCATGGTAGCTTTGAAACGGGATTAGTTTTTGCCTGCATGCGGGCCCAATGCCGAGAGCcatctatttattatattattaagggagtgttaaaaaaagccaccacgttcgccgagagggtttagaaattcccacgttaatctaaaaaatagaagaatttgcaccgttggattttatgaagatctaacggttcaaactaactcaggaggtcatatcaaatacgattaataaatactTAATTTCGGattaaaaaaattaaggaaaattaGGACATGATAAAGAGTCCACGCCGAATATGATTAGTACATAGCTtaattcggaattaaaaaataaagaaattaggGTTTAACCAAAGAGAtcatgttgaatacaattactaaataggcaAATTTGAAATTATAAAATTAAGAAAATTGCATTAGCACTtgacaaaaaaataatattagccgaatagctaaattaaaattaaaagtacaaaattatattatattatattatattatattatattattaagagagtgttaaaagaagtcaTCACATtcgtcgagagggtctagaaattcctatgttaatctaaaaaagagaagaatttgcactgTTGGATTTTATCAAGATCTAACGATTCAAACTATTCAAGAATCCATATCAAATACAattaataaatatataatttcGAATTTAACAAATTAAGAAAAATTAGGACATGACAAAGAGTCCATGCCAAGGATTATCGTCATAAATATTGCATATTCCTGAACAACTTcagttatacaaactaatctgaTGGTGGTCAATAAAGATTCATGATTCTGTGGGTATACAAATAGTTCCATATAAGTAATAATCGCGGGGATAAAGAGTAAAGCACTGAAAGCTACAAATAATGACTATTATTAGCTCAATCTAAATAGATGCATGTGAAAATCAGGAATTTAGTCGtgtgaggaatcaaatagcATAAATAATTCTTAATATTATTATTCCTGTCTAATCTTCTATAAGTACATGAAAAACACTAGGCACGGAACACAAATATGATCTATACCTCTAAAGAAGTATAGAGAAAgagaat
Proteins encoded:
- the LOC120670818 gene encoding 50S ribosomal protein L1-like, yielding MAHLRLLLSHSRRHPQPHRLLPLFHFSSDADSGSAPRRPPPPSIKPVSYVPKPRQEAPPEEPAAPPPAPEAARGPQSPLPRRPQQQMPPREWTRQDMRFVKDAAPVISPVSYPSKVAPLPEDLPAGGQAEGAPEEGLRGEGERIRMDAARPTRSIFGVPVEEEQVPYPTIIPVVKRPQKVAIDLVDAIRLLKASTNEKKRNFVETVEAHVTLGVDPRRGDQMVRGALTLPHGTGKTVRVAVFAEGPAADEARAAGADVVGGDELIEEIRKGGGKLSFDKCIATPMFMPRLSKVARILGPRGLMPNPKLGSVTNDVSGAVKAAKSGRVDFKIDKTAIVHVGLGKVNFSEESLRENIGAFVHALLLAKPVGLKKTSKYVGYVKKFTLSSTMGPGFPITIPSLSVAADHYNKVQAS